DNA from Palaemon carinicauda isolate YSFRI2023 chromosome 26, ASM3689809v2, whole genome shotgun sequence:
TGTGACAACCAGACGATATATATCGAGAAAGTAGAAGCGTCTGACGAAGGGAACTACACCTGTGCAATCACGGCTTCTAATGGGACAAAGGGCTCGATTACCACTTCCCTGGAGGTCTCCGGTAAGATTTCAAAATCTTTAGTTATAATTGCTATTAGGAACAtaagggtgctattatagtatgctatctaccgccgattttgctatctaccacccctctctgactatagcatgatacctaccatcagtccctaaggatacggtctactagttaatccgcctctaataaggaggatcaataccgacttgataacccaacctaacctaacctaactcaacccaacctaacctaacttacaaactgcttatgattatgcacccatgtcctaacatagtctaacccaacctaacctaacctacaaactgtttataattatgcatccatgttatccttccaataaatattattaaactatcattaaagtccaattaggataacatactggtggtaagtaatctgtttgataatcctcatcaaacagaaggattaacattgatggtagataacatactttgaggtAGATAGCATActgtagtagaaattcgacggtagatagcatactataatagcaccaacaaAAGAGCTTACACACAAGGTCGGGTTTTGAAAATCGGCATCAATATTTACCTAAGCCAAGTTTAAGCAATTTGAAATTTCAGAACTAAAATTATAATGAACAGCATATTTTTAAACTTATCAAACATCAATATAGTCGACGGATAACTGATCGAGCTTTATATCTTAATTAATTGCGTAGACATTTCATTATGGTACCTCTTAAAACATTGCATTACAGACATTCATCCCTTTTAGAACACGTATGAATAAGCGCTACAGCATAAGATTTCTTTGTATCgggaaaacaagatttttttttttttttttttttttttttttttttttttttttttttttttttttttttagatcataaCCATTCTCTGCATTTTAGGCCAGGCTTTTTATTATAACATCACTACGCAATGCAAGATTTATAGAATTGCTTTAAAACAAGATGTATCATAAGATCGATAGAGCATATGGCCTAAAATTCCAGAAATTAAGAGGAATGTTGATGGTGCCatgaaaattaaatttcaaaattacgaACTTGAGCAaatatgagctatatatatatatatatatatatatatatatatatatatatatatatatatatatatatatattatgtgtgtgtgtgtgtatatatatacattttatatatatatatatacatatatatatatatatatatatatatatatatatatatatatatatatatgtgtgtgtgtgtgtgtgtgtgtgtgtgtgtgtatctatctatctatctatctatctatatacatatatatatatatatatatatatatatatatatatatatatatatatatatatatatatatatatatattgtcctccaAGTGTTAATTAGTATCCTTTTTACGAGAGGAGTATTATCGACCACGACACTTCAATGAAAACTAACCATTCGTCGGGACTGAAGAAGTTTCAGAAAGTTTTAATGGCCAACGACACCGCGTTCCTTCGTAAGAGGAAGGCTAATCTATCAACTAAAATGGTCAGAAAAACAAAGAACCCTATTAATCTTCTTTAATCTTCCTTTCACCAGAGAGTAGCGGATTTCAGGAAGGTCCCAAGGACGTCACAGCCCCCAGTCAAAAATGCTCTTGGAAGGGGGACCCCGCGAACTTGACCTGCCAAGGCATGGTGGGAAAGCCAGGGAATGGCAACAGGGCCTCAATACATTGGTTTATATGGGTCGATGGAGAGCCTGAGTTTCTTCCTGATGACGTCATTCCCATCACTACCAAAATCGACAAGTAAGAATCCTTGGTTAACTTTTCTTTAAACTTAATGTGAcgatgcactgttagaaaaaaaaaaaaaaacgtaattttaattggaaaatctccgtgaaaatatactgttctccagtaaaatacaggcaaccgtaattttaccttactttgttattatcttttacggtttggtgaccttaatatcactcttttacattaatataaccgtttttaaaacggtaaaaatcctggacaaatttttgccagacatttaccgttcttTTAATTCAAATGTTTAACATTGTTTCTTGGCATATAAGACGTCTTTGTTTTTGTTATTCTCATGAGATGTACTCATGATATGTTTAAATGTTCCTTTCAATGATTTTGGAGACaaatttggttatttttttcttttaataggcaCAAAGAACTTCCAGTTTCTAGTTTTAAAATTTCTCCCGGAAATAGTTGTAACGTTGtttcaaaaataaaaaagggagagtaaaattgtatataaattaATTAATGCATTGAAACAAAATCTTGCTTaatgtaagttttttttctttctttctttcaaagAGATGGCATCATGAGGAGTTCCTTAGTATTCAAGTCAGTTACAAGCGAACATTTTAAGGTTTACAGGTGTATGGTTAAGAACAGTTACAGAGCCATCGAGAGAAATATCAGCTTCATTGAAGGAGGtaagttaaaattattaaaattattaatatcattattaagattattaaaattattataattattattattaaaattattacaattattcattGTTGGGTATACACATCTTTGTGTtccgatatgtttttttttctttttttataattctctatTAATATATTGAATCTCAAATGTACACAATTGAACATACCATTACGTCTCATTCTTCCTCTAAGGGAAGAATTATCTATACCAATGATCCGAGCGTTATTATTTCTCAACAAAACCATTCCTCTTAAACGATAAATATTACATCAATCGATtgggataattaaaaaaaaaagcgaaaagcTAAGCAAAAAGAAtggggcgccagccacccgttgtgatactaccactagagagttatggcatcctttgactagccagacagtattacattggatccctctctctggttatggctcattttcctttgcctacacgtacaccgaatggtctggcctatgctttccacgttctcctctgtcctcatacacctgacaacactgagatcaccatacaattcttctttgcccaaaaggttaactactgcaatgtaattgatcagtggccactttcctcttggtaatggtagaagagactcttttagctgtggcaagcggctcttctaggaggacactccaaaatcaaaccattgttctctagtcctggttagtgccatagcctctgtaccatggtcttccactgtctttgggtagagttctcctgctagagggtacactcgagcacactattataattttaaatctcttcttgttattttggagtttttatagtttatacataatagattcattttaatgttattattcttaaacttctcttgcagtgtatttccttatttcttttcctcactgagctattttccctgttcaagcccttgggcttatagtatcctgcttttccaactagggttgtagcttagcaagtaataataataataataataataataataataataataataataataataataataataataataataacagttcttcATCTCATTCATGCATTTGTCATTTGCTATattttgttcttttcttcattcacTGTTCGTTCTTTCATGTACAAGCATTCTtctctgtggtggccgatgtggtaacgtccgtgactggggAACGGTagactgggggtcgagtcccgctcaaactcgttagttcctttggccgctgcaacctcaccatccttatgagacaAGGATGGTGGGCtttgggggaacctgtaggtctatctgctgagtcatcagcagccattgcctggccctccttggtctgatattgggtggagaggcggctggtgcgctgcacacacacacatatatatatatatatatatatatatatatatatatatatatatatatatatatatatataatatatatatatatatataatatatatatatatatatatatatatatatatatatatatattatatatatatatatatatatatatatatatatatatatatatatatatatatatatatatatatatatatatatatatatactgtatatatatgtgtgtatatatatatatatatatatatatatatatatatatatatatatatatatatatatatatatatatatatttatgaatgagtatatatatatatatatatatatatatatatatatatatatatatatatatgtgtgtgtgtgtgtgtgtatatatacacacacatatatatacatatatatatataatatatttatgtatgagtatatatatatatatatatatatatatatatatatatatatgtgtgtgtgtgtgtgtgtatatacacacacacatatatatatatatatatatatatatatatatatatatatatatatatatatatgtgtgtgtgtgtgtgtgtgtgtgtgtatatatatatagttgatagttgggttcctctcgggaatcgcaattttagtagaaataaaatagtcaatgctgctatcatcatctttattcggtagctttcgacataaattatgtcatcctcagcctatctgcaattatcgttatgtaaaaattaatgaaattaataaaaatcatcctaagtacatagttaggaaaatatacttccaagaattgcccaactagctctaaaatcaaactaatcaaggaacataaaaccatataaaagacttattacactatatatatatatatatatatatatatatatatatatatatatatatatatatatatatatatatatatatatatatggtcagtctccagggcattgtccttctcgatagggcaatgccactgtcacttgcctctgccattcatgagtggcctttaaacctttaaaattattcCTATAAAGTTAGAGACCATTTAGAATTTTAGACAATGGGCGTGAACGTTAATCTTGAGTACAATAACATTGATATTTTGCAGATCCAGAATACTGCACCAGGGTGAACGTCTCCAAACTGTCCGTCTTGGTCATAGCTCCCGTCGCCTGCTTACTCTTAGCCGTGCTCTGCCTCTGGTGGCGATTCAGCACAACTCTGAGAATTAAGTGCAAGGAAAGAAAGCACAGGAAATACGCGAGGGGTAAGTCaacatttctttttatgggctcgagccatgtcgtcctgatggaagttccttctggcaacttctgcagtataatatttctgcgattgatattacaagagaattaccgtcaggtatcacggggttccaaacCCCGGAAACGATTATCCGAAGATATTGTTCATaagcagggacgtatcctaagataaccatagataagGTAAATCAACATTTCTTTTATAACCTGGTGTTATGAAAGAGGTTCAATTCCGTTTTCCCCAAATCATCCCACACCATTTTTACAAGTTTGTCTGAACCCGTTCTTTGGACATTTATTAAACTTATTTTTCGAAATGAGCTTAGGGCTGACGTCCCTGTTTGGTCAAGCATGTTTTTCTAAGGTAAGTTGGTATACGGTGTCAAATGTAACAATATCAGTCGCTGATAGACTCATAATAGAGTCACTTTCATTTtcctgataagttttttttttttcatgcaaaaataaAAGATGTAAGTGATTCCGTAAATTGATGTAAAGCCCTTTTCCCCCTTTAACAAAGATCACTGAAGATTAAGTTACTAATATATTTTCTGAAAAGGTTCCATTTGAAACAGCAAAATACAATTGAATTTTGGCTGTAGGTTCCATTatcctttctttaattttcttgaatCGACTGTTtacaattatattaaaaattataccACTGTTTACAGTTATTAATTctgattaaccttttttttttttttaccgaggtggtaaaagaatttattttctataaCCAGTTTCTTTTTGGGGGGAGGTAGGTTGCAGGGCGAAGTTTCAGCCTGTCAGTCACTCCCATGTCACTAATGTTTCTGCTACCAACCACAGATGAAACCTATCAATCCTTTCCATGTTTATTTAAATCGAAATTATTATCAAACTAAATTACTCCAACAGAAGCCTTTCGTATATTCAGTATCGTTGTAACAATTGTGCCTTAAGCTTTTTTTATCCTAAGTCCATgttaaaaaattctttttttttctctctaatttataacttccctcttcttcttcttcttcttcttcttcttcttcttcttcttcttcttcttcttcttcttcttctatatcttttcccacttctgtgtggggtcgatgtttctggtcagctttctccatctacctctgtcccacacctcatcaccggttaatccctttgatcgaaagtcatccttgatacagtccacccaccatcgctttggtctccctctccttctcgctccccgcaccttcccccccccctcatccCCCCTCACGACAGGACCACACCACCTCAGTCCACCCTCCTGGATCCTATCTGACAGCTTTCCAACTTCCCACATAACCATTCTATAACAAGCACCAGATCTATTCTTCCTTTATTAATCCAATTTTCATCTGTATTGTCTTCTCAATCAAAATCCTGCCATATTGGTATGTTCAGTAAATAAATATGCCTTCATCATTTTTATAGCATTCTCAGTCATGTTTACCCATACGAAAAAGGACAATTATTCTTTTTGACCCCcccttcaaattttttttcattgtcaatATATACCTTACACACCTTGGTCAGCCAACCATCTttataggaagtaataataataatgataatatatatatatatatatatatatatatatatatatatataatctgtatatacatgtatatatatattatatatatgatatatatatataaaaatatatataaatacatatatatgtatatatatatgtatatttatatatatatatgtatatttatatatatatatatatatatatatatatatatatatatacatatatatatatatatatatatatatatatatatatatatatatatatgtatatatatatatatatatatatatatatatatatatatatatatatatatatatatatcaacactgaATCATCGCAAATCTATAATTACCAATACATTTACACACCACAGATTGGCCATCATTGGTTACTAGGATGGCTTGTTTGAATAAAAACCGTTTCAGTTTtcatatattcaagatttatttcaggattcatcttttcaaatatttatatttccataaCTATATCAAGTAAATGATTTAGCAATCTCGCATCAAcccttaaagttttaaaggtttaaaaggccgctcatgaatggcagaagcaagagatagtggcattgccctatcaaacaggacaatgcccaagagactgaccatataatcatatcatcagcgaccaagccccctctccacccaagctaggaccaaggaggaccaggcaatggctgctgatgtcttagcagatagacctataagctcccccaaacgcccccatccttagctcacaaggatggtgagtttgcgtCGAccaaactaacaagtttgagcgggactcgaatcccagtctggccttcaccagtcagggacgttagcacttGAGAGCAGAAGAGCGATTTGTTGATATTTAATCATATCTCAGCATAACAATTATATTGTTGAAGGAGATCCCGTGACACCACTGAGTAGGTCAAGATTTTACAAAAGAACGCGATAGGTGACATGAGATAGATGGCGTCCCCAGTTGCATCTGCGCAGTTACACGAGAGGAACTTCTACGATAAAAGATCAGCTTACACCTGCGCCTTTGTCGTCCTGCATAACGGATGTTTACGTGTCTCAAATTACAGATAATACTTTATTTTAGGCTGTCCTATCTAAACCAACAAATGGCGCATCAACTGCTCTGTGTGAAGGACAACATCATgaactttgaactttttttttttccagcggcCTGAATGttatcgcatctctctctctctctctctctctctctctctctctctctctctctctctctctctctctctctctctctctctctttatatatacatatatatagatatatatatacacacatatatatgtgtgtatatatatatatatatatatatgtatatatatatatgtatatatatatatatatatatatatatatatatatatatatatatatatatatatatatatatatattgcccttttTTGTAtaatagtgttattcccatcattattctttccatagcttgtgttctaaggctttaggaaagctccaagtttctgatgtataagttcaCACTGGTAGGACCTTGtatttaaatacttctctttttagagaaagtggcattttacttttcataatctcatttagtttaccaaataTTCCCCATCTCATGCTTACCCTTCCCTTAAGTTTAattttatgtcctggggaaacagttaCTGTGTGTCCAAGGTATGTAAATTCATTAACCATCTCTAGAGGTGCGTTcagaactcttatttgttgtttctgcattttcattgaacactaagttttactcatattcattttcagtcctacatttctgctttctctattcaatttttctatcatcttttgtaattcgtaCTATTATTCACTTtatagaattatgtcatctgcaaatcttaagttgttaaggtattcccattaatgctaattcctacatttccccaatctaaattcttagacaTTCTTTTAGACTCGCTGTgaaaaatttaggagagatgaggtctccctgtctaactcctttcttaatcggaatgttctcactatatttatgtagttttaggtttgCTGTACTACACATACCAAAAATTCCCCATCTCATGCTAACATGAGATTCAGCTATTCGTTATCTTTAAAGGTctttctttactgctgaagttttgacagaatcaaaagctttctcatagtacataaatgccatacatagtgggttGCCATACTccattgatttttctattagctggttaattacatgcatatggttagttgttgaacaCCCACTTCCAAAGTGAGTGTTTATTTGCATAAATGTCTGCAGATGTCTAATTATAAGTATTACATTCATTCcatttttagaaaataatattttttttttgtattaccttTAACAGACACCTTCCTTCGTGACGTGTTCATTGTACATGGAAACCAAGCAAGCTCATGGGTCTCCAGCGTCCTTGTCAGTACTCTGGAGGAAAACTACGGCTATACTTGTTACATTCCTGACCGAGACATGTTGGGAGGAGAacgtaagcatctctctctctctctctctctctctctctctctctctctctctctctctatatatatatatatatatatatatatatatatatatatatatatatatatatatatatatatatatattaccttttaacTCTTCTTTCTGCCCTTACCTTAAtctgtattatttctctctctctctctctctctctctctctctctctctctctctctctctctctctctctctctctctctctctctctctctctcaatctttattaccctctctctctctctctctcaatctttattactctttttaactctctctctctctctctctctctctctctctctctctctctctctctctctctctctctctctctctctctctgccaaaactAGAATACTTGATAGAGAATAAAATAATTGTCTTCATGCTGATTAACATTTTGGTTAAGGGATGGCATTGATGTACTGTAGACTTAGTTTATATATCAATAAGAATTTCAGTTGCTGATTTGATAAAGACATCCAAAAAATAAATATGTCCAAAAATTTAATGCCTCTTAAAGATATCATTGATTAAATTTCATATACGGAAATGTCCGAGGTACTCAAACTAAAAAATCTTTAATTGCAGATTTTCTTGAAATGCATGAAAAAGTTTAGAAAATTAAATAGCTGAATATCATGGGGCTAGGATATGAAATTGTTCTGACTTATTAAGTGTATAAATTAACTGTTTCATTGGATCATTGACTGTTAAATCACGGTTGTAGTAAATGAATAATTacaacaaaagaaagaaaatagggaTAGACAGTGTTTACTTTCAAAATAAGTGTTTCACTCAACATTGAACATTCATAGATAAATAATTACATTAGTAATGAAGAGATCTTTTTAAATGGATagctcataattattattattgttattattattattattattattattattattattattattattattattgttattattattattattattattattattattattggtcgtAATCTTAAAGtaagcttatacatacatacatataccaaggcacttcccccaattttgggggatagctgacatcaaacaaatgaaaaagggggacctttcctctctactttcctcccagcctgacgagggactcaaccgagttcggctggtactgctagggtgcctagGAAGGTACGCATTACATAAGCAAGGGAGTAGTAACTTAGATGCAAATTGTAGTGTGCAGACGTTTATCAGAATAATTTCTTTATGCATAAATATGCCTCCATTGGAAATCCAAATCAGTACAAAATACGAGTTATTAATACCCCTGCCTTGCGCATACCGAAGGTaactaaatatatttaaaaacccgtactcttgctcgagggtacactcgggcacactattctatctaatttctcttcttgttttgttaagagtttttgtagtttatattggaaatatttattttaatgttgttactgttcttaaaatattttattttttcttgtttcctttcctcactgggctaattggcccaacagggaaattagcccagtgaggaaaggaaacaagaaaaaataaaatattttaagaacagtaacaacattaaaataaatatttccaatataaactataaaaagtaagtAAGTtagtaataataaactataaaaagtaagtaagtaataataaactataaaaagtaagtaagtaagtaataataataataataataataataataatgataataataataataatgcaagcatAAATGAACCATGATCCGAGTTAACCGTGTGAAATATTTCGATAGAATACGCAGAGGCAATCTCCAACGAAATGAGGAAGTGTCGGAGAGTGTTGGTGGTAGTCACGCCCTGCCTTCTTCAGAGCCAGTGGGCCTTTTGGTCGGCCCACCACGGCATCAGCACCTGCTTCAAGTCCTCCAGTATTCTCGGGGTTGTGTTACAGGTGAGGGTCTTCGCATTGCGCCAGGCATTCCAGCGGACTGAGAACAAAAATCTTATCATATTATGAACTGTTCTCattgtaataatgatgatcatgTTAGTAAtagtaacatttattattattattattattaattatgatactATTGTTGCTCTTTATTATCTTAATACTCCGTTTATAATTCGGTATCTGGTGCCTTCCGGTATCTATTATTAATACTTAATGATCTTATGTTGGATTaattacattcatcatcatcatctcttcctacgcccattgacgtaaagggcctcagatagatttcgctagttgtctctatcttgagcttttaaatcaagacttctcgattcatcgtctcctactttacgcttcgtagtcctcagccatgtaggcctgggtctcccaactcttctagtgccttccggAGCCCGgttaaacgtttggtgacctaatctctcttggggagtgcaaagagcattctcaaaacatctccatctacccctcatcatgatctcatccacttatggcactcgagtaatctcttatagtttaatttttaatcctgccctgccacttaactcccaatatcgttctgagggctttgtcctcaaatctactgaatctgttagagattgttccattgtcataccacgactcatgtccatacagtaacattgatctcactaaactgatatatagcctgatctttatatggaatttcaggcgctttgatttccaaatcttacttaacctagccattgtctgatttgcttttatcaatctttcattaaattcaaattcacaagatcctgtattagaaatcatagttcttaaatatttaaatgattccacctcattgatcctttctcctaccaatgatatttcatcttccattgcatatttcgttctcatcatctctgtctttcttctatttatcttgagcccaacctcgtgtgatatttaatgcattctgctaagcaatctttgcaagtcctgtagtgttctgctaataaggacagtgtcatcagaatactctaggtcaactaaaaTCTTGTTACCAATCTAgttcaatccctctccaccatccccaactgctctatgcattacaaaatccatgaggaggatgaacatttgagaagactccactaacattatctttgcatttgctatgcttataaaCAGACTTAATAAAACTTCATagtcaagaggaactccataatagtgcagggctctccacaaaattggccggtgcccactatcaaaggctttttcatagtccacaaataccatcaaaagtggatttctatattatacacatttgttgtagctgtaccacatgtctaaaacggaaatttgatcagtacaacttctaccttttctaaatcctgcatgttcatctctcaggttttcatcaatctttctctctaatccctttagaatgagcatactatatattttcattacaactgacgtaagtatgatgtctctgtaattatttcaatcagtcaggtttcctttttttagTAAATAAACCAACACTCCCAGCTCACATTCGTCAGATTTTGCTTCTTCctcccacattctacaaaataatccaagtattctgagggtcacttcattttctgccagtatcatctaagtagttattccatcataaccaggagctttccatctcttgaatttttttaataatagcttcgacttcaaacacactgaattcattcattggcgcatgaaggtcttcatcagcttcaggtatatcaatcaaattattcccttcattttttctcctattcatgacatcactaaagtgttccatctaacgttgcctttcttcatcttctgttttaaTAAAAGATCCatctcattttgatgggtatatgcttcttattttTCTAAAACCATGTTAATTTCAACAACAATCATAATTACAGTAActacaataattttgaaaaaagtacTGAGTAAATTTTGTAATATAAGAAATTCGCATGATTCTTgttaagataattaaaaaaatctcTAGGTTTGAAATTTTTGACAATATGTTTTGGAATATTTCCACTCGTAAAAATATTCCCTCTCTCAGGAATTTGGAAATCACGCCATATCTTcagaaaccactgttctcttgaaAACCCTCAAGCCGATCGA
Protein-coding regions in this window:
- the LOC137619648 gene encoding interleukin-18 receptor 1-like isoform X1; protein product: MASLKRGLPLLSPGFFKLFVLLGGFIVGTAKGDCPCKNVTKRIHHPLGDIASIGLSRYVSCCTFLSLGYDDPNAAVVWTFNGKPVEGMGKSKHLICDNQTIYIEKVEASDEGNYTCAITASNGTKGSITTSLEVSESSGFQEGPKDVTAPSQKCSWKGDPANLTCQGMVGKPGNGNRASIHWFIWVDGEPEFLPDDVIPITTKIDKDGIMRSSLVFKSVTSEHFKVYRCMVKNSYRAIERNISFIEGDPEYCTRVNVSKLSVLVIAPVACLLLAVLCLWWRFSTTLRIKCKERKHRKYARDTFLRDVFIVHGNQASSWVSSVLVSTLEENYGYTCYIPDRDMLGGEQYAEAISNEMRKCRRVLVVVTPCLLQSQWAFWSAHHGISTCFKSSSILGVVLQEFGNHAISSETTVLLKTLKPIETLKVPRALQGLVPLNEYKELPEKSRHSLFGDRLGENTSALVIESSLSPSPKNQRLSNMITGSNNSSREVLNERYDCQQEKKDLDPPVIYVEDTDNAVDPGSPCSITPFILPTCQTKDNGMQDSPPCYPFFNCMRAVFVGDPETVFWQKVRLFLDPPTLRRKLTIESTA
- the LOC137619648 gene encoding X-linked interleukin-1 receptor accessory protein-like 2 isoform X2; translation: MKTWKSRSGDTSFKDLVIVGTAKGDCPCKNVTKRIHHPLGDIASIGLSRYVSCCTFLSLGYDDPNAAVVWTFNGKPVEGMGKSKHLICDNQTIYIEKVEASDEGNYTCAITASNGTKGSITTSLEVSESSGFQEGPKDVTAPSQKCSWKGDPANLTCQGMVGKPGNGNRASIHWFIWVDGEPEFLPDDVIPITTKIDKDGIMRSSLVFKSVTSEHFKVYRCMVKNSYRAIERNISFIEGDPEYCTRVNVSKLSVLVIAPVACLLLAVLCLWWRFSTTLRIKCKERKHRKYARDTFLRDVFIVHGNQASSWVSSVLVSTLEENYGYTCYIPDRDMLGGEQYAEAISNEMRKCRRVLVVVTPCLLQSQWAFWSAHHGISTCFKSSSILGVVLQEFGNHAISSETTVLLKTLKPIETLKVPRALQGLVPLNEYKELPEKSRHSLFGDRLGENTSALVIESSLSPSPKNQRLSNMITGSNNSSREVLNERYDCQQEKKDLDPPVIYVEDTDNAVDPGSPCSITPFILPTCQTKDNGMQDSPPCYPFFNCMRAVFVGDPETVFWQKVRLFLDPPTLRRKLTIESTA